CCTGACTTTTATCGGATAGCCCTCGGGATCGACCATATTCCCTCCAGCGAAACCCTACGCCAACGCCTGGACATGGCCGGGGGTCAATGGCGGAATATCTTACTCGCCGAGAACATTCGCATTCTCAAAGCAACCGGCGCGACGCTCACCCCGTGCCGGGATGAATACATTCCGTTGGATATCGACGTATCCCCCTTTGACAACTCCGGAACCAAGAAGCAAGGCGTTGCTCGAACCTATCAAGGATTCGACGGATATGCTCCTATCTTCGCCTATGTGGGGGCTGAGGGATATCTTGTCAATACCGAACTTCGCAAAGGAAGTCAACATTGTCAGAACCATACCGTGCCCTTTTTGAAAGAAACCATCCTTCAGGCCAAACGGTTGACGTCCACCCCATTGTTGGTCCGGCTGGATTCCGGCAACGACAGTTCCGAGAATATCGAGGTGTGTCGGGAACCCGAAACCCGCTGCCATTTCATTATTAAACGCAATCTACGAACCGATTCCCCCCAGATGTGGCTGGATATCGCCAAAGAAAATGGAACCGTCACTCATCCCCGCGAAGGCAAAACCGTTTATACCGGCAGCGTCCAATGGACGCTTGGCAATCTTCAGGAAAAAGTCCGCATTGTATTTCGGGTCATTGAACGAACGATTACTGCCGATGGGCAAATTCTTTTAGTGCCGGACCTCGAAGTGGAAAATTGGTTGACTTCACTGACGCTTCCACCCCAAGACGTGATCGAGCTATACCAGGATCATGGCACCTGCGAGCAGTTTCACAGTGAAATCAAAACCGATATGGATTTGGAGCGGCTGCCTTCCGGTAAGTTTGAAACCAATGCGCTCATTCTGGAGTTGGCGATGCTGGCCTACAATATTTTGCGAGTCATCGGCCAAGAAAGTCTAAAACAAAATGACTCCCCACTACGGAAACCAGTTTTGCGAAGGCGGCTTCGCACCGTGATTTCCAACCTCGTTCTGATCGCGACCCGGGTGGTTCAGCACGCCCGGAAAACCTATTTGAATCTGGGCAGAAGCAACGCATGGGTTCAGACGTTTACGCGAGTTTATGAAGCTTTCGCGTTCTAGTGTATACTTTGA
This genomic stretch from Hydrogenispora ethanolica harbors:
- a CDS encoding IS1380 family transposase, whose translation is MFDGIRQSNERLITASGLSIVGLLLQKTKLQERLNLHRLKDNAAPHIKNHEIVFAYIGLLCQGKSDFDHIREMNSDPDFYRIALGIDHIPSSETLRQRLDMAGGQWRNILLAENIRILKATGATLTPCRDEYIPLDIDVSPFDNSGTKKQGVARTYQGFDGYAPIFAYVGAEGYLVNTELRKGSQHCQNHTVPFLKETILQAKRLTSTPLLVRLDSGNDSSENIEVCREPETRCHFIIKRNLRTDSPQMWLDIAKENGTVTHPREGKTVYTGSVQWTLGNLQEKVRIVFRVIERTITADGQILLVPDLEVENWLTSLTLPPQDVIELYQDHGTCEQFHSEIKTDMDLERLPSGKFETNALILELAMLAYNILRVIGQESLKQNDSPLRKPVLRRRLRTVISNLVLIATRVVQHARKTYLNLGRSNAWVQTFTRVYEAFAF